One window of the Bos indicus isolate NIAB-ARS_2022 breed Sahiwal x Tharparkar chromosome 15, NIAB-ARS_B.indTharparkar_mat_pri_1.0, whole genome shotgun sequence genome contains the following:
- the MADD gene encoding MAP kinase-activating death domain protein isoform X6, whose product MVQKKKSCPRLLDYLVIVGARHPSSDSVAQTPELLRRYPLEDHSEFPLPPDVVFFCQPEGCLSVRQRRMTLRDDTSFVFTLTDKDTGVTRYGICVNFYRSFQKRVPKEKGEAGPGSRGKEGPRAPFVSEEVGPKTSESGPSLQPPSADSTPDVSQSPRARRRAKAGSRSRNSTLTSLCVLSHYPFFSTFRECLYTLKRLVDCCSERLLGKKLGLPRGIQRDTMWRIFTGSLLVEEKSSALLHDLREIEAWIYRLLRSPVPVSGQKRVDIEVLPQELQQALTFALPDPSRFTLVDFPLHLPLELLGVDACLQVLTCILLEHKVVLQSRDYNALSMSVMAFVAMIYPLEYMFPVIPLLPTCMASAEQLLLAPTPYIIGVPASFFLYKLDFKMPDDVWLVDLDSNRVIAPTNAEVLPILPEPESLELKKHLKQALASMSLNTQPILNLEKFHEGQEIPLLLGRPSNDLQSTPSTEFNPLIYGNDVDSVDVATRVAMVRFFNSPNVLQGFQMHTRTLRLFPRPVVAFQAGSFLASRPRQTPFAEKLARTQAVEYFGEWILNPTNYAFQRIHNNMFDPALIGDKPKWYAHQLQPIHYRVYDSGSQLAEALSVPPERDSDSDPTDDSGSDSMDYDDSSSSYSSLGDFVSEMMKCDINGDTPNVDPLTHAALGDASEVAIEELQNQKEAEEPGPDGESSQENPPLRSSPSTTVSSSPSTIIHGASSEPVDSAETDDKAAGGVPKSVPTVPPGMGKCSMDRHQTETGEGSVRQRASDSPCLQPQCGFPPEEDDEQGESYTPRFSQHVSGHRAQKLLRPSSLKLASDSDAESDSRASSPTSTVSSNSTEGFGGIMSLASSLYRNHSTSFSLSNLTLPTKGAREKSTPFPSLKGHRRALVDQKSSVIKHSPTVKREPPSPQGRASNSSENQQFLKEVVHSVLDGQGVGWLNMKKVRRLLESEQLRVFVLSKLNRTVQSEDEARQDVIPDVEISRKVYKGMLDLLKCTVLSLEQSFAHAGLGGMASIFGLLEIAQTHYYSKEPDKRKRSPTESISTPVGKDPGLAGRGDPKAMAQLRVPQLGPLAPSAPGKSPKELDTRSLKEENFVASIELWSKHQEVKNQKALEKQRPEVIKPTFDLGETDEKKSQVSADSGVSLTSGSQRTDPDSVISVSPAVMIRSSSQDSEVSTVVSNSSGETLGADSDLSSSAGDGPGGEGSAYLAGSRGTLSDSEIETNSATSAIFGKAHSLKPSVKEKLVGSPVRFSEDVSQRVYLYEGLLGRDKGSMWDQLEDAAMETFSISKERSTLWDQMQFWEDAFLDAVMLEREGMGMDQGPQEMIDRYLSLGEHDRKRLEDDEDRLLATLLHNLISYMLLMKVNKNDIRKKVRRLMGKSHIGLVYSQQINEVLDQLANLNGRDLSIRSSGSRHMKKQTFVVHAGTDTNGDIFFMEVCDDCVVLRSNIGTVYERWWYEKLINMTYCPKTKVLCLWRRNGSETQLNKFYTKKCRELYYCVKDSMERAAARQQSIKPGPELGGEFPVQDMKTGEGGLLQVTLEGINLKFMHNQVFIELNHIKKCNTVRGVFVLEEFVPEIKEVVSHKYKTPMAHEICYSVLCLFSYVAAVRSSEEDLRTPPRPVSS is encoded by the exons ATGGTGCAAAAGAAGAAGTCCTGTCCTCGGTTACTTGACTACCTGGTGATCGTAGGGGCCAG GCACCCGAGCAGTGACAGTGTGGCCCAGACTCCGGAACTGCTACGGCGGTACCCACTAGAGGACCACTCGGAGTTTCCCCTGCCCCCGGATGTCGTGTTCTTCTGCCAGCCGGAGGGCTGCCTGAGCGTGCGGCAGCGGCGCATGACCCTGCGGGATGACACCTCTTTTGTCTTCACCCTCACGGACAAGGACACTGGTGTCACCCGATATGGCATCTGCGTCAACTTCTACCGCTCCTTCCAAAAGCGCGTGCCTAAGGAAAAGGGGGAGGCCGGGCCAGGGTCCCGGGGGAAGGAAGGGCCCCGAGCCCCCTTCGTCTCCGAGGAGGTGGGCCCCAAGACCTCGGAGAGCGGCCCATCCCTGCAGCCGCCCAGTGCCGACTCCACCCCAGACGTGAGCCAGTCTCCGCGGGCCAGACGCCGGGCCAAGGCGGGGAGCCGGTCCCGCAACAGCACGCTGACGTCCCTGTGCGTGCTCAGCCACTACCCCTTCTTCTCTACCTTCCGAGAGTGTCTGTACACCCTCAAGCGTCTGGTGGACTGCTGCAGCGAGCGCCTGCTGGGCAAGAAACTGGGCCTCCCTCGAGGCATACAGAG GGACACCATGTGGCGAATCTTTACTGGATCGTTGTTAGTGGAGGAGAAGTCAAGTGCCCTGCTGCACGACCTCCGGGAGATTGAGGCCTGGATCTACCGGTTGCTGCGCTCCCCGGTACCTGTCTCGGGGCAGAAGCGAGTGGACATTGAGGTCCTGCCCCAGGAGCTCCAGCAGGCTCTGACCTTTGCTCTCCCAGACCCCTCTCGATTCACCCTAGTGGACTTCCCGCTGCACCTCCCCCTGGAGCTTCTGGGTGTGGACGCCTGTCTACAGGTGCTCACCTGCATCCTGTTAGAGCACAAG GTTGTGCTCCAGTCCCGAGACTACAATGCACTCTCCATGTCCGTGATGGCCTTTGTGGCGATGATCTACCCCTTGGAGTATATGTTTCCTGTTATCCCACTGCTGCCCACCTGCATGGCATCAGCAGAACAG CTGCTCTTGGCTCCAACACCATACATCATCGGAGTCCCTGCCAGCTTCTTCCTCTACAAACTGGACTTCAAAATGCCTGATGACGTGTGGCTAGTAGATCTGGACAGCAATAGG GTGATTGCCCCCACTAATGCGGAAGTGCTGCCTATCCTGCCAGAGCCGGAATCGTTAGAGTTGAAGAAGCATTTGAAGCAG GCCCTCGCCAGCATGAGTCTCAACACCCAACCCATCCTCAATCTGGAGAAATTCCACGAGGGCCAGGAGATCCCCCTTCTCCTGGGAAGGCCTTCTAATGACCTGCAGTCCACACCTTCCACCGAGTTCAACCCGCTCATCTACGGCAATGATGTGGATTCGGTGGATGTTGCAACCAG AGTGGCCATGGTCCGTTTCTTCAACTCCCCCAACGTGCTGCAGGGCTTTCAGATGCACACACGTACCCTACGTCTCTTCCCCCGGCCCGTGGTGGCTTTCCAAGCCGGCTCCTTTTTAGCCTCACGCCCCCGGCAGACTCCTTTCGCCGAGAAACTGGCCAGGACTCAGGCCGTGGAGTACTTTGGAGAATGGATCCTGAACCCCACCAACTACGCCTTCCAGCGGATTCACAACA ACATGTTCGATCCAGCTCTGATTGGCGACAAGCCCAAGTGGTATGCCCACCAGCTGCAGCCCATTCACTATCGAGTGTATGACAGTGGTTCCCAACTGGCCGAGGCGCTGAGCGTGCCGCCCGAGCGAGACTCTGACTCTGACCCAACTGACGACAG TGGGAGTGACAGCATGGATTATGACGATTCAAGCTCTTCTTACTCTTCCCTTGGTGACTTTGTCAGCGAGATGATGAAATGCGATATCAACGGTGATACTCCTA ACGTGGACCCTCTGACGCACGCGGCACTGGGAGATGCCAGCGAGGTGGCGATTGAGGAGCTGCAGAAccagaaggaggcagaggaaccCGGCCCGGATGGCGAGAGCTCTCAGGAAAACCCGCCCCTGCGCTCCAGCCCCAGCACCACTGTGAGCAGTAGCCCCAGCACCATTATCCACGGCGCCAGCTCT GAACCTGTTGACTCAGCAGAGACCGACGATAAGGCGGCAGGAGGCGTCCCCAAGTCCGTACCCACCGTGCCTCCCGGCATGGGCAAGTGCAGCATGGACAGGCATCAGACAGAAACCGGAGAGGGGTCAGTGCGCCAGCGAGCCTCTGACAGCCCGTGCCTCCAGCCCCAGTGTGGCTTTCCCCCTGAGGAAGACGATGAGCAGGGTGAAAGTTACACCCCCCGATTCAGCCAGCATGTCAGTGGCCATCG GGCTCAAAAGCTGCTGCGGCCCAGCAGCTTGAAGCTGGCAAGTGACTCAGACGCAGAGTCGGACTCTCGAGCGAGCTCGCCCACCTCCACTGTCTCCAGCAACAGCACGGAGGGCTTCGGGGGCATCATGTCTTTGGCCA GCAGCCTGTATCGGAACCACAGCACCAGCTTCAGCCTTTCGAACCTCACACTGCCCACCAAAGGAGCCCGAGAGAAGAGCACGCCCTTCCCCAGTCTGAAAG GGCACAGGCGGGCGTTGGTGGACCAGAAGTCGTCCGTCATTAAACACAGCCCGACCGTGAAGAGAGAGCCCCCGTCACCCCAGGGCCGAGCCAGCAACTCTAG TGAGAACCAGCAGTTCCTGAAGGAGGTGGTGCACAGCGTGCTGGACGGCCAGGGCGTCGGCTGGCTCAACATGAAGAAGGTGCGGCGGCTGCTGGAGAGCGAGCAGCTGCGCGTCTTCGTCCTGAGCAAGCTGAACCGCACGGTGCAGTCCGAGGACGAGGCCCGGCAGGATGTCATCCCCGACGTG GAGATCAGCCGGAAGGTGTACAAGGGCATGTTGGATCTGCTCAAGTGCACAGTCCTCAGTCTGGAGCAGTCCTTTGCCCACGCTGGCCTGGGTGGCATGGCCAGCATCTTCGGGCTTCTGGAGATCGCCCAGACCCACTACTACAGTAAAG AACCAGACAAGCGGAAGAGAAGTCCCACAGAGAGCATCAGTACACCAGTCGGCAAGGATCCTGGCCTGGCTGGGCGGGGGGACCCAAAGGCCATGGCACAGCTGAGGGTCCCCCAGCTGGGACCTCTGGCACCGAGTGCCCCAGGAAAGAgtcccaaagaactggacacCAGAAGTCTAAAGGAAGAGAACTTTGTGGCATCTATCG AATTGTGGAGCAAGCACCAGGAAGTGAAAAATCAAAAAGCTTTGGAAAAACAGA GGCCTGAAGTAATCAAACCCACCTTTGACCTTGGTGAGACCGACGAGAAAAAGTCCCAGGTCAGCGCAGACAGTGGTGTGAGCCTGACATCTGGTTCCCAG AGGACCGATCCAGACTCTGTCATCAGTGTGAGTCCCGCTGTGATGATCCGAAGCTCAAGTCAGGACTCTGAAGTTAGCACCGTG GTGAGCAACAGCTCCGGAGAGACCCTGGGAGCAGACAGCGACCTCAGCAGCAGTGCGGGTGATGGCCCAGGCGGCGAGGGCAGCGCCTACTTGGCAGGCTCTCGAGGCACCTTGTCTGACAGCGAGATCGAGACCAACTCTGCCACCAGTGCCATCTTT GGTAAAGCCCATAGCTTGAAGCCAAGTGTGAAGGAGAAGCTGGTGGGCAGCCCAGTTCGCTTTTCTGAAGACGTCAGCCAGCGAGTCTACCTCTACGAGGGACTCCTAG GAAGGGACAAAGGATCGATGTGGGACCAGTTAGAGGACGCTGCTATGGAGACCTTTTCTATAA GCAAAGAGCGTTCTACTTTATGGGACCAAATGCAGTTCTGGGAAGACGCGTTCTTAGATGCCGTGATGTTGGAGAGAGAAGGAATGGGCATGGACCAGGGTCCCCAGGAAATGATAGACAG GTACCTGTCCCTGGGAGAACACGACCGGAAGCGCCTGGAGGACGATGAAGACCGTCTGCTGGCCACACTCTTGCACAACCTCATCTCGTACATGCTGCTGATGAAG GTAAATAAGAATGACATCCGGAAGAAGGTGAGGCGCCTGATGGGAAAGTCCCATATTGGGCTTGTGTACAGTCAGCAAATCAATGAAGTCCTTGACCAGCTGGCCAACCTG AATGGACGCGATCTCTCCATCCGGTCCAGTGGCAGCCGGCACATGAAGAAGCAGACATTCGTGGTACATGCAGGGACAGACACGAATGGAGATATCTTTTTCATGGAG GTGTGTGACGACTGCGTGGTGCTGCGCAGTAACATCGGGACGGTGTACGAGCGCTGGTGGTACGAGAAACTCATCAACATGACCTACTGCCCCAAGACCAAGGTGCTGTGCTTGTGGCGCAGAAATGGCTCCGAGACCCAGCTCAACAAGTTCTATACTAAGAAG TGTCGGGAGCTGTACTACTGCGTGAAGGACAGCATGGAGCGCGCCGCCGCCCGCCAGCAGAGCATCAAGCCGG GGCCGGAATTGGGTGGCGAGTTCCCCGTGCAGGACATGAAGACTGGCGAGGGGGGCTTGCTGCAGGTCACCCTCGAAGGGATCAACCTCAAGTTCATGCACAACCAG
- the MADD gene encoding MAP kinase-activating death domain protein isoform X17 gives MVQKKKSCPRLLDYLVIVGARHPSSDSVAQTPELLRRYPLEDHSEFPLPPDVVFFCQPEGCLSVRQRRMTLRDDTSFVFTLTDKDTGVTRYGICVNFYRSFQKRVPKEKGEAGPGSRGKEGPRAPFVSEEVGPKTSESGPSLQPPSADSTPDVSQSPRARRRAKAGSRSRNSTLTSLCVLSHYPFFSTFRECLYTLKRLVDCCSERLLGKKLGLPRGIQRDTMWRIFTGSLLVEEKSSALLHDLREIEAWIYRLLRSPVPVSGQKRVDIEVLPQELQQALTFALPDPSRFTLVDFPLHLPLELLGVDACLQVLTCILLEHKVVLQSRDYNALSMSVMAFVAMIYPLEYMFPVIPLLPTCMASAEQLLLAPTPYIIGVPASFFLYKLDFKMPDDVWLVDLDSNRVIAPTNAEVLPILPEPESLELKKHLKQALASMSLNTQPILNLEKFHEGQEIPLLLGRPSNDLQSTPSTEFNPLIYGNDVDSVDVATRVAMVRFFNSPNVLQGFQMHTRTLRLFPRPVVAFQAGSFLASRPRQTPFAEKLARTQAVEYFGEWILNPTNYAFQRIHNNMFDPALIGDKPKWYAHQLQPIHYRVYDSGSQLAEALSVPPERDSDSDPTDDSGSDSMDYDDSSSSYSSLGDFVSEMMKCDINGDTPNVDPLTHAALGDASEVAIEELQNQKEAEEPGPDGESSQENPPLRSSPSTTVSSSPSTIIHGASSEPVDSAETDDKAAGGVPKSVPTVPPGMGKCSMDRHQTETGEGSVRQRASDSPCLQPQCGFPPEEDDEQGESYTPRFSQHVSGHRAQKLLRPSSLKLASDSDAESDSRASSPTSTVSSNSTEGFGGIMSLASSLYRNHSTSFSLSNLTLPTKGAREKSTPFPSLKGHRRALVDQKSSVIKHSPTVKREPPSPQGRASNSSENQQFLKEVVHSVLDGQGVGWLNMKKVRRLLESEQLRVFVLSKLNRTVQSEDEARQDVIPDVEISRKVYKGMLDLLKCTVLSLEQSFAHAGLGGMASIFGLLEIAQTHYYSKEPDKRKRSPTESISTPVGKDPGLAGRGDPKAMAQLRVPQLGPLAPSAPGKSPKELDTRSLKEENFVASIGPEVIKPTFDLGETDEKKSQVSADSGVSLTSGSQRTDPDSVISVSPAVMIRSSSQDSEVSTVSNSSGETLGADSDLSSSAGDGPGGEGSAYLAGSRGTLSDSEIETNSATSAIFGKAHSLKPSVKEKLVGSPVRFSEDVSQRVYLYEGLLGKERSTLWDQMQFWEDAFLDAVMLEREGMGMDQGPQEMIDRYLSLGEHDRKRLEDDEDRLLATLLHNLISYMLLMKVNKNDIRKKVRRLMGKSHIGLVYSQQINEVLDQLANLNGRDLSIRSSGSRHMKKQTFVVHAGTDTNGDIFFMEVCDDCVVLRSNIGTVYERWWYEKLINMTYCPKTKVLCLWRRNGSETQLNKFYTKKCRELYYCVKDSMERAAARQQSIKPGPELGGEFPVQDMKTGEGGLLQVTLEGINLKFMHNQVFIELNHIKKCNTVRGVFVLEEFVPEIKEVVSHKYKTPMAHEICYSVLCLFSYVAAVRSSEEDLRTPPRPVSS, from the exons ATGGTGCAAAAGAAGAAGTCCTGTCCTCGGTTACTTGACTACCTGGTGATCGTAGGGGCCAG GCACCCGAGCAGTGACAGTGTGGCCCAGACTCCGGAACTGCTACGGCGGTACCCACTAGAGGACCACTCGGAGTTTCCCCTGCCCCCGGATGTCGTGTTCTTCTGCCAGCCGGAGGGCTGCCTGAGCGTGCGGCAGCGGCGCATGACCCTGCGGGATGACACCTCTTTTGTCTTCACCCTCACGGACAAGGACACTGGTGTCACCCGATATGGCATCTGCGTCAACTTCTACCGCTCCTTCCAAAAGCGCGTGCCTAAGGAAAAGGGGGAGGCCGGGCCAGGGTCCCGGGGGAAGGAAGGGCCCCGAGCCCCCTTCGTCTCCGAGGAGGTGGGCCCCAAGACCTCGGAGAGCGGCCCATCCCTGCAGCCGCCCAGTGCCGACTCCACCCCAGACGTGAGCCAGTCTCCGCGGGCCAGACGCCGGGCCAAGGCGGGGAGCCGGTCCCGCAACAGCACGCTGACGTCCCTGTGCGTGCTCAGCCACTACCCCTTCTTCTCTACCTTCCGAGAGTGTCTGTACACCCTCAAGCGTCTGGTGGACTGCTGCAGCGAGCGCCTGCTGGGCAAGAAACTGGGCCTCCCTCGAGGCATACAGAG GGACACCATGTGGCGAATCTTTACTGGATCGTTGTTAGTGGAGGAGAAGTCAAGTGCCCTGCTGCACGACCTCCGGGAGATTGAGGCCTGGATCTACCGGTTGCTGCGCTCCCCGGTACCTGTCTCGGGGCAGAAGCGAGTGGACATTGAGGTCCTGCCCCAGGAGCTCCAGCAGGCTCTGACCTTTGCTCTCCCAGACCCCTCTCGATTCACCCTAGTGGACTTCCCGCTGCACCTCCCCCTGGAGCTTCTGGGTGTGGACGCCTGTCTACAGGTGCTCACCTGCATCCTGTTAGAGCACAAG GTTGTGCTCCAGTCCCGAGACTACAATGCACTCTCCATGTCCGTGATGGCCTTTGTGGCGATGATCTACCCCTTGGAGTATATGTTTCCTGTTATCCCACTGCTGCCCACCTGCATGGCATCAGCAGAACAG CTGCTCTTGGCTCCAACACCATACATCATCGGAGTCCCTGCCAGCTTCTTCCTCTACAAACTGGACTTCAAAATGCCTGATGACGTGTGGCTAGTAGATCTGGACAGCAATAGG GTGATTGCCCCCACTAATGCGGAAGTGCTGCCTATCCTGCCAGAGCCGGAATCGTTAGAGTTGAAGAAGCATTTGAAGCAG GCCCTCGCCAGCATGAGTCTCAACACCCAACCCATCCTCAATCTGGAGAAATTCCACGAGGGCCAGGAGATCCCCCTTCTCCTGGGAAGGCCTTCTAATGACCTGCAGTCCACACCTTCCACCGAGTTCAACCCGCTCATCTACGGCAATGATGTGGATTCGGTGGATGTTGCAACCAG AGTGGCCATGGTCCGTTTCTTCAACTCCCCCAACGTGCTGCAGGGCTTTCAGATGCACACACGTACCCTACGTCTCTTCCCCCGGCCCGTGGTGGCTTTCCAAGCCGGCTCCTTTTTAGCCTCACGCCCCCGGCAGACTCCTTTCGCCGAGAAACTGGCCAGGACTCAGGCCGTGGAGTACTTTGGAGAATGGATCCTGAACCCCACCAACTACGCCTTCCAGCGGATTCACAACA ACATGTTCGATCCAGCTCTGATTGGCGACAAGCCCAAGTGGTATGCCCACCAGCTGCAGCCCATTCACTATCGAGTGTATGACAGTGGTTCCCAACTGGCCGAGGCGCTGAGCGTGCCGCCCGAGCGAGACTCTGACTCTGACCCAACTGACGACAG TGGGAGTGACAGCATGGATTATGACGATTCAAGCTCTTCTTACTCTTCCCTTGGTGACTTTGTCAGCGAGATGATGAAATGCGATATCAACGGTGATACTCCTA ACGTGGACCCTCTGACGCACGCGGCACTGGGAGATGCCAGCGAGGTGGCGATTGAGGAGCTGCAGAAccagaaggaggcagaggaaccCGGCCCGGATGGCGAGAGCTCTCAGGAAAACCCGCCCCTGCGCTCCAGCCCCAGCACCACTGTGAGCAGTAGCCCCAGCACCATTATCCACGGCGCCAGCTCT GAACCTGTTGACTCAGCAGAGACCGACGATAAGGCGGCAGGAGGCGTCCCCAAGTCCGTACCCACCGTGCCTCCCGGCATGGGCAAGTGCAGCATGGACAGGCATCAGACAGAAACCGGAGAGGGGTCAGTGCGCCAGCGAGCCTCTGACAGCCCGTGCCTCCAGCCCCAGTGTGGCTTTCCCCCTGAGGAAGACGATGAGCAGGGTGAAAGTTACACCCCCCGATTCAGCCAGCATGTCAGTGGCCATCG GGCTCAAAAGCTGCTGCGGCCCAGCAGCTTGAAGCTGGCAAGTGACTCAGACGCAGAGTCGGACTCTCGAGCGAGCTCGCCCACCTCCACTGTCTCCAGCAACAGCACGGAGGGCTTCGGGGGCATCATGTCTTTGGCCA GCAGCCTGTATCGGAACCACAGCACCAGCTTCAGCCTTTCGAACCTCACACTGCCCACCAAAGGAGCCCGAGAGAAGAGCACGCCCTTCCCCAGTCTGAAAG GGCACAGGCGGGCGTTGGTGGACCAGAAGTCGTCCGTCATTAAACACAGCCCGACCGTGAAGAGAGAGCCCCCGTCACCCCAGGGCCGAGCCAGCAACTCTAG TGAGAACCAGCAGTTCCTGAAGGAGGTGGTGCACAGCGTGCTGGACGGCCAGGGCGTCGGCTGGCTCAACATGAAGAAGGTGCGGCGGCTGCTGGAGAGCGAGCAGCTGCGCGTCTTCGTCCTGAGCAAGCTGAACCGCACGGTGCAGTCCGAGGACGAGGCCCGGCAGGATGTCATCCCCGACGTG GAGATCAGCCGGAAGGTGTACAAGGGCATGTTGGATCTGCTCAAGTGCACAGTCCTCAGTCTGGAGCAGTCCTTTGCCCACGCTGGCCTGGGTGGCATGGCCAGCATCTTCGGGCTTCTGGAGATCGCCCAGACCCACTACTACAGTAAAG AACCAGACAAGCGGAAGAGAAGTCCCACAGAGAGCATCAGTACACCAGTCGGCAAGGATCCTGGCCTGGCTGGGCGGGGGGACCCAAAGGCCATGGCACAGCTGAGGGTCCCCCAGCTGGGACCTCTGGCACCGAGTGCCCCAGGAAAGAgtcccaaagaactggacacCAGAAGTCTAAAGGAAGAGAACTTTGTGGCATCTATCG GGCCTGAAGTAATCAAACCCACCTTTGACCTTGGTGAGACCGACGAGAAAAAGTCCCAGGTCAGCGCAGACAGTGGTGTGAGCCTGACATCTGGTTCCCAG AGGACCGATCCAGACTCTGTCATCAGTGTGAGTCCCGCTGTGATGATCCGAAGCTCAAGTCAGGACTCTGAAGTTAGCACC GTGAGCAACAGCTCCGGAGAGACCCTGGGAGCAGACAGCGACCTCAGCAGCAGTGCGGGTGATGGCCCAGGCGGCGAGGGCAGCGCCTACTTGGCAGGCTCTCGAGGCACCTTGTCTGACAGCGAGATCGAGACCAACTCTGCCACCAGTGCCATCTTT GGTAAAGCCCATAGCTTGAAGCCAAGTGTGAAGGAGAAGCTGGTGGGCAGCCCAGTTCGCTTTTCTGAAGACGTCAGCCAGCGAGTCTACCTCTACGAGGGACTCCTAG GCAAAGAGCGTTCTACTTTATGGGACCAAATGCAGTTCTGGGAAGACGCGTTCTTAGATGCCGTGATGTTGGAGAGAGAAGGAATGGGCATGGACCAGGGTCCCCAGGAAATGATAGACAG GTACCTGTCCCTGGGAGAACACGACCGGAAGCGCCTGGAGGACGATGAAGACCGTCTGCTGGCCACACTCTTGCACAACCTCATCTCGTACATGCTGCTGATGAAG GTAAATAAGAATGACATCCGGAAGAAGGTGAGGCGCCTGATGGGAAAGTCCCATATTGGGCTTGTGTACAGTCAGCAAATCAATGAAGTCCTTGACCAGCTGGCCAACCTG AATGGACGCGATCTCTCCATCCGGTCCAGTGGCAGCCGGCACATGAAGAAGCAGACATTCGTGGTACATGCAGGGACAGACACGAATGGAGATATCTTTTTCATGGAG GTGTGTGACGACTGCGTGGTGCTGCGCAGTAACATCGGGACGGTGTACGAGCGCTGGTGGTACGAGAAACTCATCAACATGACCTACTGCCCCAAGACCAAGGTGCTGTGCTTGTGGCGCAGAAATGGCTCCGAGACCCAGCTCAACAAGTTCTATACTAAGAAG TGTCGGGAGCTGTACTACTGCGTGAAGGACAGCATGGAGCGCGCCGCCGCCCGCCAGCAGAGCATCAAGCCGG GGCCGGAATTGGGTGGCGAGTTCCCCGTGCAGGACATGAAGACTGGCGAGGGGGGCTTGCTGCAGGTCACCCTCGAAGGGATCAACCTCAAGTTCATGCACAACCAG